One Brassica napus cultivar Da-Ae chromosome C4, Da-Ae, whole genome shotgun sequence genomic region harbors:
- the LOC111213433 gene encoding probable cysteine protease RD19B: MEHLRVLFSVSLLFAFFVSLSFCENDGDDILIRQVVNGSEPKVLSSEEDHFSLFKRRFGKVYGSLEEHHHRFAVFRSNLQRAMRHQRMDPSARHGVTQFSDLTPSEFRRMHLGVRGGFKLPKDANQAPILPTKDLPEDFDWRDRGAVTPVKNQGSCGSCWSFSTTGALEGAHFLSTGQLVSLSEQQLVDCDHECDPEQEGSCDSGCNGGLMNSAFEYTLKTGGLMREDDYPYEGTDGGTCKLDKSKIVASVSNFSVVSINEDQIAANLVKNGPLAVALNAAYMQTYMGGVSCPYICSKRLNHGVLLVGYGSAGFSQARFKEKPYWIIKNSWGETWGENGFYKLCKGRNVCGVDSMVSTVAAAV; encoded by the exons ATGGAACATCTTAGGGTTTTATTCTCAGTCTCTCTTCTCTTCGCATTCTTCGTCTCCCTTTCGTTCTGTGAGAACGACGGCGACGATATCTTGATCCGGCAAGTGGTTAACGGATCGGAGCCGAAGGTATTGTCATCGGAGGAGGATCACTTTTCTCTGTTCAAGAGGAGATTCGGAAAGGTTTACGGTTCTCTCGAGGAGCACCACCACAGATTCGCGGTTTTCAGATCTAATCTTCAGAGAGCGATGCGTCATCAGAGGATGGATCCTTCTGCTCGCCATGGCGTCACGCAGTTCTCCGATCTGACTCCTTCTGAGTTTAGGAGAATGCATTTAGGGGTTAGAGGTGGGTTTAAGCTTCCCAAGGACGCTAATCAGGCGCCGATTCTTCCTACCAAGGACCTCCCAGAGGATTTTGATTGGAGAGATCGTGGAGCAGTTACTCCCGTCAAGAATCAG ggATCATGTGGATCGTGCTGGAGTTTCAGCACTACAGGAGCGCTTGAAGGTGCTCACTTCCTCTCAACTGGCCAACTTGTTAGTCTCAGTGAACAACAGCTCGTAGATTGTGATCACGAG TGTGATCCTGAACAGGAAGGTTCGTGTGACTCTGGTTGCAACGGCGGCCTAATGAACAGCGCCTTTGAGTACACCCTCAAAACCGGGGGGCTCATGCGAGAGGATGACTATCCCTACGAAGGCACCGATGGTGGGACCTGCAAGTTGGACAAGTCTAAGATTGTTGCATCTGTCTCCAACTTCAGTGTTGTCTCTATTAACGAAGATCAAATCGCTGCAAATCTTGTCAAAAACGGTCCTCTAGCTG TGGCTCTAAATGCAGCTTACATGCAAACCTACATGGGAGGAGTATCGTGCCCTTACATATGCTCGAAGAGGCTCAACCACGGTGTGTTGTTGGTGGGTTATGGTTCGGCCGGTTTTTCTCAGGCAAGGTTCAAGGAAAAGCCGTATTGGATCATCAAAAACTCATGGGGAGAAACCTGGGGTGAGAATGGTTTCTATAAGTTATGCAAAGGCCGTAATGTTTGCGGCGTTGACAGTATGGTTTCCACCGTCGCTGCCGCTGTCTAG
- the LOC111213435 gene encoding uncharacterized protein LOC111213435 yields MGITLVQWKRRLCRQREQRKEQAKPEEKSLSVKEDAGNKKGQWKKRQVSKDVSDAPRKRKFEEVRGGEKVNGQRKRENQKKKKQGGPPEVQDKLDMLIEQ; encoded by the coding sequence ATGGGGATAACACTGGTCCAGTGGAAGAGAAGGCTATGCCGTCAACGTGAACAGAGGAAAGAACAAGCAAAACCGGAGGAGAAGAGTCTCTCAGTGAAAGAAGATGCAGGGAACAAGAAAGGCCAGTGGAAGAAGAGACAGGTTTCCAAAGATGTGAGCGATGCGCCAAGAAAGAGAAAGTTTGAAGAGGTTAGAGGTGGAGAGAAAGTAAACGGGCAAAGGAAAAGagagaatcagaagaagaagaagcaaggtGGACCTCCCGAGGTTCAGGACAAACTCGATATGTTGATTGAACAGTAA
- the LOC125575677 gene encoding RNA-binding protein 28-like isoform X1: MAEAVHSRVKEIGTVCSVRYPLPKEELQQNGLTQDGCRTEASAVLFTSVKSACAAVAALHQTEIKGNLVWARQLGGEGSKAQKWKLIIRNLPFKAKPSEIKEVFSAVGLPKGFAFVKFTCKRDAENAIQKFNGHMFSKRPIVVDWAVPKNLYNGAADAVTAPEDGEKNGSDEESDNSSVDMEEVDDAVESHQSSGDDIDDDEEDSSDKPSESVVLEKDAVTDVNFEEEADVTRKVLKNFLASSKVNIASNDGETEESDKNKLEDSSAKPVVESSGVSEPLKTKEVAPKETQEDDDFKRTVFISNIPFDVSKEEVTQRFAVFGQVESLFLVLHPVTKRPKGTAFLKFKTADASDAAISAASTASGVGVLLKGRQVSVMRAVDKKSAQDIGLEKTKEKNLDHRNLYLAKEGQILEGTPAAEDCMKTK; encoded by the exons ATGGCAGAGGCAGTCCATAGTCGTGTCAAAGAGATTGGCACTGTGTGCTCTGTCAGATATCCCCTCCCCAAAGAAGAGCTTCAACAAAATG GTCTTACCCAAGACGGATGCAGGACAGAAGCATCAGCTGTTTTATTTACGAGTGTCAAATCTGCTTGTGCTGCTGTTGCAGCACTACATCAAACAGAGATAAAGGGAAATCTCGTTTGGGCGCGTCAGCTCGGTGGGG AGGGGTCAAAGGCTCAGAAGTGGAAACTTATTATCCGAAATCTTCCTTTTAAG GCTAAACCAAGTGAAATTAAAGAGGTCTTTTCAGCAGTAGG GTTACCCAAGGGTTTTGCATTTGTCAAATTCACGTGTAAGAGAGATGCagaaaat GCAATTCAAAAGTTCAACGGGCACATGTTTAGTAAAAGACCTATAGTGGTAGACTGGGCTGTACCTAAGAATCTCTATAATGGTGCCGCTGATGCCGTTACTGCTCCAGAAGATG GTGAAAAAAATGGGAGTGATGAGGAGAGTGATAACAGTAGTGTTGATATGgaggaggttgatgatgctgTAGAAAGCCACCAATCTTCCGGAGATGatattgatgatgatgaggaggacAGCAGTGACAAACCAAGTGAATCAGTTGTACTAGAGAAAGATGCTGTGACCGATGTGAATTTTGAAGAGGAAGCAGATGTTACGAGAAAGGTGCTTAAGAACTTTCTTGCGTCTTCAAAAGTAAATATTGCTTCTAATGATGGAGAGACAGAGGAGTCGGATAAAAACAAACTCGAGGATTCATCAGCTAAGCCTGTCGTTGAATCTTCTGGTGTCTCTGAACCTTTGAAAACCAAAGAGGTGGCTCCTAAAGAAACGCAGGAAGATGATGATTTTAAGAGAACTGTGTTTATAAGCAACATCCCATTTGATGTTAGTAAGGAAGAGGTCACGCAGAGGTTTGCCGTGTTTGGGCAAGTTGAATCTTTATTCCTAGTTCTCCACCCAGTCACAAA acgaCCAAAAGGGACGGCATTTCTAAAGTTCAAAACAGCAGATGCATCAGATGCAGCCATTTCAGCAGCCAGTACTGCCTCAGGTGTCGGTGTCCTTCTTAAAGGCAGGCAAGTGAGCGTTATGAGAGCTGTGGATAAGAAATCTGCACAAGACATTGGACTCGAAAAGACAAAGGAGAAGAATCTTGACCATCGGAATCTTTATCTTGCTAAG GAAGGTCAGATCCTTGAAGGTACACCTGCTGCTGAGG ATTGCatgaaaacaaaatga
- the LOC125575677 gene encoding RNA-binding protein 28-like isoform X3 has translation MQDRSISCFIYECQICLCCCCSTTSNRDKGKSRLGASARWGRGQRLRSGNLLSEIFLLRLNQVKLKRLPKGFAFVKFTCKRDAENAIQKFNGHMFSKRPIVVDWAVPKNLYNGAADAVTAPEDGEKNGSDEESDNSSVDMEEVDDAVESHQSSGDDIDDDEEDSSDKPSESVVLEKDAVTDVNFEEEADVTRKVLKNFLASSKVNIASNDGETEESDKNKLEDSSAKPVVESSGVSEPLKTKEVAPKETQEDDDFKRTVFISNIPFDVSKEEVTQRFAVFGQVESLFLVLHPVTKRPKGTAFLKFKTADASDAAISAASTASGVGVLLKGRQVSVMRAVDKKSAQDIGLEKTKEKNLDHRNLYLAKEGQILEGTPAAEDCMKTK, from the exons ATGCAGGACAGAAGCATCAGCTGTTTTATTTACGAGTGTCAAATCTGCTTGTGCTGCTGTTGCAGCACTACATCAAACAGAGATAAAGGGAAATCTCGTTTGGGCGCGTCAGCTCGGTGGGGGAG GGGTCAAAGGCTCAGAAGTGGAAACTTATTATCCGAAATCTTCCTTTTAAG GCTAAACCAAGTGAAATTAAAGAG GTTACCCAAGGGTTTTGCATTTGTCAAATTCACGTGTAAGAGAGATGCagaaaat GCAATTCAAAAGTTCAACGGGCACATGTTTAGTAAAAGACCTATAGTGGTAGACTGGGCTGTACCTAAGAATCTCTATAATGGTGCCGCTGATGCCGTTACTGCTCCAGAAGATG GTGAAAAAAATGGGAGTGATGAGGAGAGTGATAACAGTAGTGTTGATATGgaggaggttgatgatgctgTAGAAAGCCACCAATCTTCCGGAGATGatattgatgatgatgaggaggacAGCAGTGACAAACCAAGTGAATCAGTTGTACTAGAGAAAGATGCTGTGACCGATGTGAATTTTGAAGAGGAAGCAGATGTTACGAGAAAGGTGCTTAAGAACTTTCTTGCGTCTTCAAAAGTAAATATTGCTTCTAATGATGGAGAGACAGAGGAGTCGGATAAAAACAAACTCGAGGATTCATCAGCTAAGCCTGTCGTTGAATCTTCTGGTGTCTCTGAACCTTTGAAAACCAAAGAGGTGGCTCCTAAAGAAACGCAGGAAGATGATGATTTTAAGAGAACTGTGTTTATAAGCAACATCCCATTTGATGTTAGTAAGGAAGAGGTCACGCAGAGGTTTGCCGTGTTTGGGCAAGTTGAATCTTTATTCCTAGTTCTCCACCCAGTCACAAA acgaCCAAAAGGGACGGCATTTCTAAAGTTCAAAACAGCAGATGCATCAGATGCAGCCATTTCAGCAGCCAGTACTGCCTCAGGTGTCGGTGTCCTTCTTAAAGGCAGGCAAGTGAGCGTTATGAGAGCTGTGGATAAGAAATCTGCACAAGACATTGGACTCGAAAAGACAAAGGAGAAGAATCTTGACCATCGGAATCTTTATCTTGCTAAG GAAGGTCAGATCCTTGAAGGTACACCTGCTGCTGAGG ATTGCatgaaaacaaaatga
- the LOC125575677 gene encoding RNA-binding protein 28-like isoform X2, translating into MAEAVHSRVKEIGTVCSVRYPLPKEELQQNGLTQDGCRTEASAVLFTSVKSACAAVAALHQTEIKGNLVWARQLGGEGSKAQKWKLIIRNLPFKAKPSEIKEVFSAVGLPKGFAFVKFTCKRDAENAIQKFNGHMFSKRPIVVDWAVPKNLYNGAADAVTAPEDGEKNGSDEESDNSSVDMEEVDDAVESHQSSGDDIDDDEEDSSDKPSESVVLEKDAVTDVNFEEEADVTRKVLKNFLASSKVNIASNDGETEESDKNKLEDSSAKPVVESSGVSEPLKTKEVAPKETQEDDDFKRTVFISNIPFDVSKEEVTQRFAVFGQVESLFLVLHPVTKRPKGTAFLKFKTADASDAAISAASTASGVGVLLKGRQVSVMRAVDKKSAQDIGLEKTKEKNLDHRNLYLAKEGQILEDCMKTK; encoded by the exons ATGGCAGAGGCAGTCCATAGTCGTGTCAAAGAGATTGGCACTGTGTGCTCTGTCAGATATCCCCTCCCCAAAGAAGAGCTTCAACAAAATG GTCTTACCCAAGACGGATGCAGGACAGAAGCATCAGCTGTTTTATTTACGAGTGTCAAATCTGCTTGTGCTGCTGTTGCAGCACTACATCAAACAGAGATAAAGGGAAATCTCGTTTGGGCGCGTCAGCTCGGTGGGG AGGGGTCAAAGGCTCAGAAGTGGAAACTTATTATCCGAAATCTTCCTTTTAAG GCTAAACCAAGTGAAATTAAAGAGGTCTTTTCAGCAGTAGG GTTACCCAAGGGTTTTGCATTTGTCAAATTCACGTGTAAGAGAGATGCagaaaat GCAATTCAAAAGTTCAACGGGCACATGTTTAGTAAAAGACCTATAGTGGTAGACTGGGCTGTACCTAAGAATCTCTATAATGGTGCCGCTGATGCCGTTACTGCTCCAGAAGATG GTGAAAAAAATGGGAGTGATGAGGAGAGTGATAACAGTAGTGTTGATATGgaggaggttgatgatgctgTAGAAAGCCACCAATCTTCCGGAGATGatattgatgatgatgaggaggacAGCAGTGACAAACCAAGTGAATCAGTTGTACTAGAGAAAGATGCTGTGACCGATGTGAATTTTGAAGAGGAAGCAGATGTTACGAGAAAGGTGCTTAAGAACTTTCTTGCGTCTTCAAAAGTAAATATTGCTTCTAATGATGGAGAGACAGAGGAGTCGGATAAAAACAAACTCGAGGATTCATCAGCTAAGCCTGTCGTTGAATCTTCTGGTGTCTCTGAACCTTTGAAAACCAAAGAGGTGGCTCCTAAAGAAACGCAGGAAGATGATGATTTTAAGAGAACTGTGTTTATAAGCAACATCCCATTTGATGTTAGTAAGGAAGAGGTCACGCAGAGGTTTGCCGTGTTTGGGCAAGTTGAATCTTTATTCCTAGTTCTCCACCCAGTCACAAA acgaCCAAAAGGGACGGCATTTCTAAAGTTCAAAACAGCAGATGCATCAGATGCAGCCATTTCAGCAGCCAGTACTGCCTCAGGTGTCGGTGTCCTTCTTAAAGGCAGGCAAGTGAGCGTTATGAGAGCTGTGGATAAGAAATCTGCACAAGACATTGGACTCGAAAAGACAAAGGAGAAGAATCTTGACCATCGGAATCTTTATCTTGCTAAG GAAGGTCAGATCCTTGAAG ATTGCatgaaaacaaaatga
- the LOC106420798 gene encoding SUMO-activating enzyme subunit 2-like — translation MDTQQQQQQSAIQGAKVLMVGAGGIGCELLKTLALSGFHDIHIIDMDTIEVSNLNRQFLFRRSHVGQSKAKVARDAVLRFRPHINIRSYHANVKNPEFDVDFFKQFDVVLNGLDNLDARRHVNRLCLAADVPLVESGTTGFLGQVTVHVKGKTECYECQTKPTPKTYPVCTITSTPTKFVHCIVWAKELLFAKLFGDKNQDNDLNVRANKAASSSKETEDVFERAEDEDIEQYGRKIYDHVFGYNIEAALSNEETWKNRRRPRPIYSKDVLPESLSQKNGSTQNCSATSVDDSATVSAMPLLGLKNPQELWGLTQNSLVFIEALKLFFAKRKKEIGHLTFDKDDQLAVEFVTAAANIRAESFGIPLHSLFEAKGIAGNIVHAVATTNAIVAGLIVIEAIKVLKKDADKYRMTYCLEHPSRKMLLMPVEPFEPNPSCYVCSKTPLVLEINTQKSKLRDLVDKIVKAKLGMNLPLIMHGASLLYEVGDDLDDIMVANYNSNLEKSLSELPSPVINGSILTVEDLQQELSCKINVKHREEFDEEKEPEGMVLSGWTQSPATNGESASTSNNESAVEVTESSSGPEIASKKRKLSETQPENHKRETENVESEDDDDLMEIENPMTVSKKKKRVA, via the exons ATGGATacgcagcagcagcaacaacaatcCGCCATTCAA GGGGCGAAAGTGCTAATGGTCGGAGCTGGTGGGATTGGCTGCGAGTTACTCAAGACTCTTGCTCTTTCTGGCTTCCATGACATTCATATC ATTGACATGGACACCATTGAAGTCAGTAACCTCAATAGGCAATTCTTATTCCGTCGTTCACATGTCGGCCAGTCCAAGGCTAAG GTTGCCAGAGATGCAGTCTTGAGATTTAGGCCTCACATTAATATAAGATCATACCATGCAAATGTCAAGAATCCAGAGTTCGATGTTGATTTTTTCAAGCAGTTTGATGTTGTTCTCAACGGACTTGACAACTTGGACGCAAGGCGGCATGTGAATCGCCTCTGTCTTGCAGCTGATGTTCCTCTTGTTGAAAGCGGGACTACAGGCTTCCTAGGACAG GTAACTGTGCACGTAAAGGGAAAGACAGAGTGCTATGAGTGCCAAACCAAACCCACTCCaaagacatatcctgtctgTACAATAACCAGCACTCCAACTAAG TTTGTGCACTGTATCGTCTGGGCGAAAGAGCTGCTCTTTGCGAAATTGTTTGGCGACAAGAATCAGGATAACGATCTTAACGTGCGTGCCAACAAGGCGGCTAGCTCATCCAAAGAAACAGAAGATGTGTTCGAGCGTGCAGAAGATGAAGATATTGAACAGTATGGTAGAAAGATATATGATCATGTCTTTGGTTATAACATTGAAGCGGCTTTGTCCAATGAGGAGACATGGAAAAATCGTAGACGGCCAAGGCCTATATACAGTAAGGACGTCTTGCCTGAAAGTCTGAGTCAGAAAAATGGAAGCACTCAGAATTGTTCTGCCACTAGTGTTGATGATTCGGCGACGGTCTCTGCCATGCCGTTGCTTGGCCTGAAGAATCCACAGGAACTGTGGGGTCTAACACAGAATTCTCTAGTGTTCATAGAAGCATTGAAGCTGTTCTTCGCAAAGAGAAAGAAG GAAATAGGACACCTTACTTTTGACAAAGATGACCAGTTAGCGGTAGAATTTGTCACTGCTGCTGCAAATATCCGTGCTGAGTCTTTTGGAATTCCTTTGCACAGTCTTTTTGAAGCCAAAGGTATCGCTGGGAACATTGTTCATGCCGTTGCTACGACTAACGCCATTGTTGCTGGTTTGATTGTTATTGAAGCTATCAAAGTGCTGAAAAAGGATGCGGACAAGTACAG AATGACATATTGCTTAGAACACCCAAGCAGAAAGATGCTTCTTATGCCAGTGGAGCCATTTGAACCTAATCCTTCTTGCTATGTCTGTTCCAAG ACCCCTTTAGTACTTGAGATCAATACTCAGAAATCGAAACTAAGGGATCTAGTTGATAAAATTGTCAAAGCCAAGCTTGGGATGAACCTACCATTGATTATGCACGGGGCATCACTTCTTTACGAAGTTGGTGATGATCTTGATGATATTATGGTTGCAAACTACAATTCTAATCTCGAGAAG TCTTTATCAGAACTTCCTTCTCCCGTTATCAATGGAAGCATCCTCACTGTGGAAGATCTTCAACAAGAGCTATCTTGCAAGATTAATGTCAAGCACAg GGAAGAATTTGACGAGGAAAAAGAACCGGAAGGAATGGTTCTCTCTGGATGGACACAATCTCCAGCTACCAACGGTGAGAGCGCGTCAACATCAAACAATGAGAGCGCTGTTGAAGTCACAGAGAGTTCCTCTGGACCAGAGATTGCTTCTAAGAAGAGAAAACTCTCCGAGACACAGCCCGAGAATCACAAGAGAGAAACAGAGAACGTCGAgagtgaagatgatgatgatctcaTGGAGATTGAAAATCCCATGACTgtgagcaagaagaagaaaagagttgCGTAG
- the LOC106420799 gene encoding LOW QUALITY PROTEIN: probable receptor-like protein kinase At2g21480 (The sequence of the model RefSeq protein was modified relative to this genomic sequence to represent the inferred CDS: deleted 1 base in 1 codon), with protein MEIRKEPNIPMTLDLDSNSSRSLMALLLTIILFLTGLASSSGGPTIAFKPADNILIDCGAKSSAKTPEGRVFKSDSETVQFIEAKDHIQISAPPSDKLPSPLYLTARIFRQEAIYKFHMTQPGWHWVRLHFFAFPNDKFDLQQATFSVLTEKYVLIHNFKLSNNNNNDSQTVLQKEYLVNITDAQFSLRFKPMKDSAAFINAIEVVSAPDELISDAGTSLFPVNAFSGLSGYAYQSVYRVNVGGPLITPQNDTLGRTWTPDKEYLKDENFAKDVKTTSSATIKYPPGVTPLIAPQTVYATAAEMADSHTMDPNFNVTWNFPSNPSFHYLIRLHFCDIISKSLNDLYFNVYINGKTAISGLDLSTLAGGLSSPYYKDIVVNSTLMKPELQVQIGPLGEDTGTKNAILNGVEVMKMSNSVDSLDGEFGVDGRTTGAGRHGMVATAGFVMMFGAFVGLGAMVYKWKKRPQDWQKRNSFSSWLLPMHSGDTTFSSSHKSNLYNTTLGLGRSFSFSELQEVTKNFDASEIIGVGGFGNVYIGTIDDGTQVAIKRGNPQSEQGITEFHTEIQMLSKLRHRHLVSLIGYCDENSEMILVYEYMSNGPFRDHLYGKDVLSPLTWKQRLEICIGSARGLHYLHTGTAQGIIHRDVKSTNILLDEALVAKVADFGLSKDIGYGQNYVSTAVKGSFGYLDPEYFRRQQLTDKSDVYSFGVVLLEALCARPAINPQLPREQVNLAEWAMQWKQKGLLEKIIDPHLVGSVCPESMKKFAEAAEKCFAEYGVDRPSMGDVLWNLEYALQLQEAFSQGKTESEEVETGKTVAATVAAPPVSSAATTSEGPVSQTGEKDDSAVDQHSGTTRFTQFASLNGR; from the exons ATGGAGATAAGAAAGGAACCAAATATA CCCATGACTCTAGACTTAGATTCTAATTCTTCCAGATCCTTGATGGCTCTTCTCTTGACCATTATCCTCTTCCTAACCGGCCTAGCTTCATCAAGTGGAGGCCCAACCATTGCTTTTAAACCAGCAGATAACATTCTCATCGACTGTGGGGCCAAGTCTTCAGCCAAAACACCTGAAGGTAGAGTCTTCAAGAGTGACTCAGAGACGGTTCAATTCATAGAAGCCAAAGATCATATTCAGATATCTGCCCCACCTTCAGATAAACTCCCTTCTCCTCTTTACCTAACCGCGAGGATCTTCCGACAAGAAGCCATTTACAAGTTCCACATGACTCAACCAGGCTGGCATTGGGTTCGTCTTCATTTCTTTGCCTTCCCCAATGACAAGTTTGATCTCCAACAAGCAACGTTCTCTGTCTTAACAGAGAAATACGTCTTGATTCATAACTTCAAGCTgagtaacaacaacaacaatgataGCCAAACTGTTCTTCAGAAGGAGTACCTCGTCAATATAACGGATGCTCAGTTCTCCCTCAGGTTCAAACCTATGAAAGACTCAGCCGCTTTCATCAACGCTATCGAAGTCGTGTCTGCTCCAGACGAGCTTATATCTGATGCAG GCACTTCTCTTTTCCCTGTCAACGCCTTTTCTGGTCTGTCTGGTTACGCGTACCAGTCGGTTTACAGGGTTAACGTCGGTGGCCCCTTGATCACGCCACAGAATGACACACTAGGAAGAACATGGACACCCGACAAAGAATACTTAAAAGATGAGAATTTTGCTAAAGATGTCAAAACAACCTCTTCGGCCACCATCAAGTATCCTCCAGGGGTTACACCCCTCATAGCACCACAGACGGTTTACGCAACCGCCGCAGAGATGGCTGATTCTCACACCATGGATCCTAACTTCAACGTCACGTGGAACTTCCCATCAAACCCATCGTTCCACTACCTCATCCGTCTCCATTTCTGCGACATCATCAGCAAGTCCCTCAACGACCTCTACTTCAACGTCTACATCAATGGCAAGACTGCTATTTCCGGACTTGATTTGTCCACTTTAGCCGGGGGTCTCTCTTCTCCTTACTACAAAGACATTGTGGTCAACTCCACGCTCATGAAACCCGAGCTTCAGGTCCAGATCGGTCCCTTGGGAGAAGACACGGGGACCAAGAACGCGATTTTGAACGGGGTCGAGGTTATGAAGATGAGCAACTCAGTGGACAGTCTTGACGGAGAGTTTGGAGTTGACGGTAGAACAACGGGAGCAGGGAGGCACGGGATGGTTGCGACCGCGGGGTTCGTGATGATGTTCGGCGCCTTCGTGGGCCTTGGAGCGATGGTTTACAAGTGGAAAAAGAGGCCGCAAGATTGGCAGAAGAGGAACAGTTTCTCTTCTTGGCTGCTACCTATGCACTCGGGTGACACTACTTTCTCGTCAAGTCACAAATCCAACTTGTATAACACCACGCTTGGTCTCGGACGCAGTTTCTCCTTCTCGGAGCTTCAAGAAGTCACCAAGAACTTCGATGCGTCCGAGATCATCGGCGTGGGTGGATTCGGAAACGTGTACATAGGAACAATCGACGACGGAACTCAAGTGGCTATCAAAAGAGGTAATCCGCAGTCAGAGCAAGGGATCACGGAGTTTCACACGGAGATACAAATGCTCTCTAAGCTCAGACATAGACACTTAGTCTCTTTGATTGGATACTGCGACGAGAACTCGGAGATGATACTTGTGTATGAGTACATGTCCAATGGGCCTTTCAGAGACCATCTCTATGGTAAAGATGTTCTCTCTCCTTTGACGTGGAAACAAAGACTAGAGATATGCATTGGATCTGCTCGTGGGCTTCATTATCTACACACTGGAACAGCTCAAGGTATTATCCATCGCGACGTCAAATCGACAAACATTCTTCTTGACGAAGCTTTGGTTGCTAAGGTCGCGGACTTTGGTCTCTCCAAAGACATTGGTTACGGACAAAACTATGTCAGCACGGCTGTTAAAGGTAGTTTCGGGTATTTAGACCCGGAGTACTTCAGGAGACAACAGCTTACGGATAAGTCGGATGTTTATTCCTTTGGTGTTGTTCTTCTAGAAGCTTTGTGTGCGAGACCGGCTATTAATCCTCAGCTTCCGAGGGAACAGGTGAACTTAGCCGAATGGGCTATGCAATGGAAACAGAAAGGGTTGCTGGAAAAGATCATTGATCCTCATCTGGTTGGCAGTGTCTGTCCTGAGTCTATGAAGAAGTTTGCGGAAGCTGCGGAGAAGTGTTTTGCTGAATATGGTGTTGATAGACCATCAATGGGAGATGTGTTGTGGAACTTGGAATATGCTCTTCAGCTTCAAGAAGCCTTTTCTCAGGGAAAAACTGAGTCTGAGGAGGTTGAAACCGGGAAGACCGTGGCTGCTACGGTGGCGGCTCCACCTGTTTCATCTGCCGCCACAACAAGTGAAGGTCCGGTTTCTCAAACTGGAGAGAAGGATGACTCGGCCGTGGACCAACACTCTGGAACCACCAGGTTTACTCAGTTTGCAAGCCTCAACGGAAGATAA